The Kitasatospora paranensis genome has a window encoding:
- a CDS encoding FtsK/SpoIIIE domain-containing protein → MSDLLTLLELGGPALAVGGGAVYLKARHPSAYWCTFGLAGTTARLLGSYGAVMDSCGLTVAPSRLRVLAVRATTRREVRPVPPRRGLIRPTPTGMRLRLRLAPGQEPADVAASAERLRHAWGVHAVYVTEVRPGVVDLRLVGFDVLRRVRMPRTVTDGLLKVPVALREDATAFVRDYRTIPHQLTLGATLSGKSMFLRHLVTGLAPQPVALVGIDCKRGVEFAPFATRLSALATDQEQAADLLPALVELMESRYDQIRAHQGISPGVPAEDMTSDIWGLPEAERPVPIVVLVDEVAELFLVATRKDEDRRDEMVTHLIRLAQLGRAAGIHLEVCGQRFGAELGKGATMLRAQLTGRVCHRVNDEASAKMALGDISPEAVLAACAIAAERPGQAVVGDTSGGWSRIRTPHLPLAQAAAVCAANAHLVPFLPELDRFRPSVEGADPAGLSAA, encoded by the coding sequence GTGTCGGACCTGCTGACTCTGCTGGAGCTCGGCGGTCCGGCCCTGGCGGTCGGCGGCGGTGCCGTCTACCTCAAGGCACGTCACCCCAGCGCCTATTGGTGCACCTTCGGCCTGGCCGGCACGACGGCCCGCCTGCTGGGCTCGTACGGCGCGGTCATGGACTCGTGCGGGCTCACCGTGGCGCCGTCCCGGCTGCGGGTCCTGGCAGTGCGGGCGACGACGCGCAGGGAAGTAAGGCCCGTGCCGCCCCGCCGGGGGCTCATCCGGCCGACCCCGACCGGGATGCGGCTTCGGCTGCGTCTCGCACCGGGACAGGAGCCGGCGGACGTCGCCGCCTCGGCGGAGCGTCTTCGGCATGCCTGGGGCGTGCACGCGGTCTACGTGACCGAGGTCAGGCCCGGTGTCGTCGACCTCCGGTTGGTGGGCTTCGACGTCCTGCGGCGCGTCCGGATGCCTCGGACGGTCACCGACGGCCTTCTCAAGGTGCCGGTGGCTCTCCGCGAGGACGCGACCGCCTTCGTCCGGGACTACCGCACCATCCCGCACCAACTCACGCTCGGCGCGACCCTCTCCGGCAAGTCGATGTTCCTCCGGCACCTGGTCACCGGGCTCGCCCCGCAACCGGTCGCCCTGGTCGGCATCGACTGCAAACGCGGCGTGGAGTTCGCTCCGTTCGCCACCCGGCTCTCCGCGCTGGCCACCGACCAGGAACAGGCGGCCGACCTGCTGCCCGCCCTGGTCGAACTGATGGAGAGCCGCTACGACCAGATCCGCGCCCACCAGGGGATATCCCCCGGTGTCCCGGCCGAGGACATGACCTCCGACATCTGGGGTCTCCCCGAGGCCGAACGGCCCGTCCCGATCGTCGTCCTCGTGGACGAGGTGGCAGAACTCTTCCTTGTCGCCACCCGCAAGGACGAGGACCGCCGGGACGAGATGGTCACCCATCTCATCCGACTCGCCCAGCTCGGCCGGGCAGCCGGTATCCACCTGGAGGTGTGCGGACAGCGCTTCGGCGCCGAACTCGGCAAGGGTGCCACCATGCTCCGCGCCCAGCTCACCGGCCGCGTTTGCCACCGGGTCAACGACGAGGCCTCGGCCAAGATGGCTCTCGGGGACATCTCCCCGGAGGCAGTCCTCGCGGCATGCGCCATCGCCGCCGAACGGCCCGGCCAAGCGGTCGTCGGGGACACCTCGGGCGGCTGGTCCCGCATCCGCACTCCCCACCTCCCGCTCGCTCAGGCCGCCGCCGTGTGCGCCGCGAACGCTCACCTGGTCCCGTTCCTGCCGGAGCTCGACCGCTTCCGCCCCTCCGTCGAGGGTGCCGACCCGGCCGGCCTGAGCGCGGCCTGA
- a CDS encoding DUF2637 domain-containing protein — protein MRAQLRRVDAVLVQAVIAAALSFAHLHDIAGAAGQHGWKAWAYPVSVDLLLVAAWRRMRSGANRASAWCWFATALAASLGANIATAGLLDLAAVPAWLRILVAGWPAVAFLGGTLLAHSGVATLREPATEPVPSDEDVPSVYGPPPLPLPAPAPILAPPPAPVAVPAALVDHARKVADQHRSQTGTPIDAAALRARLGIPAPLAEAIAAQL, from the coding sequence TTGCGTGCCCAGTTACGGCGCGTGGACGCCGTGTTGGTTCAAGCCGTGATCGCCGCGGCGCTCTCCTTCGCCCACCTGCACGACATCGCCGGAGCGGCCGGCCAGCACGGCTGGAAGGCCTGGGCCTACCCGGTCTCGGTCGACCTCCTGTTGGTCGCCGCCTGGCGCCGGATGCGCTCAGGGGCGAACCGGGCCTCCGCCTGGTGCTGGTTCGCCACTGCTCTCGCCGCATCCCTCGGTGCCAACATCGCCACTGCCGGACTCCTCGACCTGGCGGCCGTCCCGGCCTGGTTGCGCATCCTCGTCGCCGGATGGCCGGCCGTCGCCTTCCTCGGCGGCACCCTCCTCGCCCACTCGGGGGTCGCAACACTCCGCGAGCCCGCCACAGAACCCGTGCCGAGCGACGAGGACGTGCCTTCCGTCTACGGGCCGCCTCCGCTTCCCCTACCCGCCCCGGCGCCGATCCTCGCGCCGCCGCCGGCCCCGGTCGCCGTCCCGGCCGCCCTGGTCGACCACGCCCGGAAGGTCGCCGATCAGCACCGCAGCCAGACCGGCACGCCCATCGACGCGGCGGCGTTGCGGGCCCGGCTCGGCATCCCCGCACCGCTGGCAGAAGCCATCGCCGCCCAGCTCTGA
- a CDS encoding mobile element transfer protein → MFNRRFRNTIRIGPVQVGTFYDGRGREKHAAACTAPRCGFSADYDSRAAAELAARTHRCPAR, encoded by the coding sequence ATGTTCAACCGTCGCTTCCGCAACACGATCCGCATCGGCCCCGTACAGGTCGGCACCTTCTACGACGGCCGTGGCCGCGAGAAGCACGCCGCCGCCTGCACCGCCCCGCGCTGCGGCTTCTCCGCCGACTACGACTCGCGTGCCGCCGCCGAGCTCGCCGCCCGTACCCACCGCTGCCCCGCCCGCTGA
- a CDS encoding replication initiator, producing MTLPPVAELATLARLGTLPALSRQLQGLGGCVHPIRLDGHSTEVSSASGEILRRLASIDLPAGQLLVRCNNRRATRCTACAETYRRDTYHLITAGLRGGKGTPDEVATHPRVFATFTAPSFGPVHNRPTGASGQVRPCRCGKFHDQDAPELGTPLAPDSYDYRGAVLWNAHSGALWRRFSIHLRREIATRAGLTQRAFRQHARVSFAKVAEYQRRGLVHFHAVIRLDGPGGGSDQPPRWASAQLLSDAIRAAAHRADIPGPLIDGREYRFAFGTQLDIRPIRTAEFAGGSELSERAVAAYIAKYATKGAETATGTLDSSLCCKPCAGRGRTPAPAGLSTRCNTCQGTGLARSLAGLDIPEHARRMIRTCWALGSRTDLADLRLRAWAHMLGFRGHFSTKTRRYSTTLGSLRDARAAWRRAQVLGDLHGTDAPTTEETTLVLSHWAFAGTGLTRGEAWLAETLQPAPGTEGEPTRG from the coding sequence GTGACCCTGCCCCCGGTCGCCGAGCTGGCCACCCTGGCCCGCCTCGGCACCCTGCCCGCCCTCTCCCGTCAGCTCCAGGGCCTCGGCGGCTGCGTCCACCCGATCCGCCTCGACGGGCACAGCACCGAGGTCAGCAGCGCAAGCGGCGAGATCCTGCGCCGACTGGCCTCGATCGACCTGCCCGCCGGGCAGCTCCTGGTCCGCTGCAACAACCGCCGGGCCACTCGCTGTACGGCCTGTGCCGAGACCTACCGCCGCGACACCTACCACCTGATCACCGCCGGGCTCCGTGGCGGCAAGGGCACCCCTGACGAGGTGGCCACGCACCCCCGGGTGTTCGCCACCTTCACCGCGCCGTCGTTCGGGCCCGTCCACAACCGGCCGACCGGCGCGTCGGGTCAAGTCCGCCCCTGTCGGTGCGGCAAGTTCCACGACCAGGACGCGCCCGAGCTCGGCACCCCGCTCGCCCCCGACAGCTACGACTACCGGGGCGCGGTCCTCTGGAACGCCCACTCCGGGGCGCTCTGGCGCCGGTTCTCCATCCACCTGCGCCGCGAGATCGCCACACGGGCCGGACTGACGCAGCGGGCCTTCCGGCAGCACGCCCGGGTGTCCTTCGCCAAGGTCGCCGAGTACCAGCGCCGGGGCCTGGTCCACTTCCACGCCGTCATCCGACTCGACGGACCCGGGGGCGGATCGGACCAGCCGCCGCGCTGGGCCTCCGCCCAGCTCCTCTCGGACGCCATCCGGGCTGCCGCCCACCGGGCCGACATCCCCGGCCCGCTGATCGACGGCCGGGAGTACCGCTTCGCCTTCGGCACCCAGCTCGACATTCGCCCGATCCGGACCGCTGAGTTCGCCGGTGGCTCCGAGCTGAGCGAACGCGCCGTCGCCGCCTACATCGCCAAGTACGCGACCAAGGGGGCCGAGACGGCCACGGGCACGCTCGACAGCTCCCTGTGCTGCAAGCCGTGCGCGGGACGCGGGCGCACCCCCGCCCCCGCCGGTCTCAGCACCCGTTGCAACACCTGCCAGGGCACGGGTCTGGCCCGATCCCTGGCAGGACTCGACATCCCCGAGCACGCCCGCCGCATGATCCGCACGTGCTGGGCCCTCGGCAGCCGTACCGACCTGGCCGACCTCCGGCTCCGGGCCTGGGCCCACATGCTCGGCTTCCGCGGTCACTTCTCCACCAAGACGCGGCGGTACTCAACCACGCTCGGTTCCCTCCGCGACGCCCGCGCCGCCTGGCGCCGGGCCCAGGTCCTCGGAGACCTCCACGGCACGGACGCACCGACCACTGAGGAGACCACCCTCGTCCTCTCCCACTGGGCCTTCGCCGGCACGGGTCTGACCCGCGGAGAGGCCTGGCTCGCCGAGACCCTACAACCCGCACCCGGGACGGAAGGAGAACCCACTCGTGGCTGA
- a CDS encoding helix-turn-helix transcriptional regulator, with protein sequence MADPKKLKLPEVLTEIGMSRAAFYRMRARGKAPRCTRLPNGQIRVSRADLDAWWAGLEEAAA encoded by the coding sequence GTGGCTGACCCGAAGAAGCTCAAGCTGCCCGAGGTCCTGACCGAGATCGGCATGTCCCGCGCCGCGTTCTACCGGATGCGGGCTCGGGGCAAGGCGCCCAGGTGCACTCGGCTGCCGAACGGTCAGATCCGGGTGAGCCGTGCGGACCTGGACGCCTGGTGGGCCGGTCTTGAGGAGGCCGCTGCCTGA
- a CDS encoding site-specific integrase, with product MATSYKVQFWEHRHRPDRRKPFMVRWSVAGREFSESFLTKTQADGRKAELITAARAGEPFDVDRGLPLSELRKEKQVTWYQLARNYVEKRWSGAPAKTRTTWADALATVTFELVKSKAGMPDRRVVRRALYSWGFNVNQWSKEAPPEIERALAWVAKNSVLVSAFEEPKTVRRLLDALAVKLDGKPAAATVTLRKRRIVNHIFGYAVEEGLLVVNPLPLVQWQPPEVEDELDPGVVVNPEQAALLMAAVGRQGRRGARLVGFFGCIYYAWMRPAEVVNLKIERCHLPAQGWGRLILDETRPRVGSSWTDDGTPHDKRGLKHRAAKATRPVPIPPELVAILRAHIDAYGVAPDGRLFRTSRDGMVQESGYGVVWKRARTEVLSPADCATPLGRRPYDLRHAGISLGLNSGVDPTEVARRAGHSVAVMLRVYAKCLHGTEDYANELISQRLARSSRAVPRAVPPADPGPDPGP from the coding sequence ATGGCCACCTCCTACAAGGTGCAGTTCTGGGAGCACCGGCACCGGCCGGACCGACGCAAGCCGTTCATGGTCCGGTGGTCGGTGGCCGGCCGTGAGTTCTCCGAGTCGTTCCTCACCAAGACTCAGGCGGACGGCCGCAAGGCCGAGCTCATCACCGCTGCCCGCGCCGGTGAGCCGTTCGACGTCGACCGGGGGCTCCCTCTCTCCGAGCTCCGCAAGGAGAAGCAGGTCACCTGGTACCAGCTCGCCCGGAACTACGTCGAGAAGCGCTGGAGCGGGGCGCCCGCCAAGACCCGCACCACCTGGGCGGACGCCTTGGCGACGGTGACGTTCGAGCTGGTGAAGTCCAAGGCGGGCATGCCGGACAGGCGGGTCGTACGGCGGGCGCTCTACAGCTGGGGTTTCAACGTCAACCAGTGGTCGAAGGAGGCGCCGCCAGAGATCGAACGGGCGCTCGCCTGGGTGGCGAAGAACTCCGTGCTGGTCTCGGCCTTCGAGGAGCCAAAGACGGTCCGCCGGCTGCTCGACGCCCTGGCCGTGAAGCTCGACGGCAAGCCCGCGGCCGCCACGGTGACCCTGCGCAAGCGCCGGATCGTCAACCACATCTTCGGCTACGCGGTGGAGGAGGGGCTGCTCGTGGTCAACCCGCTCCCGCTGGTCCAGTGGCAGCCTCCGGAGGTCGAAGACGAGCTGGATCCGGGGGTCGTGGTGAATCCGGAGCAGGCGGCGCTCCTCATGGCCGCTGTCGGGCGTCAGGGGCGGCGCGGGGCCCGGCTGGTGGGCTTCTTCGGCTGCATCTATTACGCCTGGATGCGGCCGGCGGAGGTGGTGAACCTGAAGATCGAGCGGTGCCATCTGCCGGCGCAGGGCTGGGGTCGGCTGATCCTGGACGAGACGCGTCCCCGGGTCGGTTCGTCCTGGACGGACGACGGGACGCCTCACGACAAGCGCGGCCTGAAGCACCGTGCCGCCAAGGCGACTCGGCCTGTCCCGATCCCGCCCGAGCTGGTCGCGATCCTTCGGGCGCACATCGACGCGTACGGCGTCGCTCCCGACGGCCGGTTGTTCCGGACCTCCCGGGACGGCATGGTGCAGGAGAGTGGCTACGGCGTGGTCTGGAAGCGAGCCCGGACGGAGGTCCTGTCCCCCGCCGACTGCGCAACGCCGCTCGGCAGGCGTCCCTACGACCTGCGACACGCCGGGATCTCGCTCGGCCTGAACTCCGGGGTCGACCCCACCGAGGTCGCCCGTAGGGCTGGGCACAGCGTCGCGGTGATGCTGCGGGTCTACGCGAAGTGTCTGCACGGCACCGAGGACTACGCGAACGAGCTGATCTCGCAGCGGCTCGCCCGGAGCTCCCGCGCCGTCCCACGGGCCGTCCCACCGGCGGACCCGGGCCCGGATCCTGGTCCGTGA
- a CDS encoding YajQ family cyclic di-GMP-binding protein has protein sequence MADSSFDIVSKVEWQEVDNAINQTSRELASRFDFKNVGAEISRSDTKIEMRANGEERVKAILDVLQSKFIKRGLSLKALDAAEPQLSGKEYKIFADVREGISTDDAKKVAKIIRDEGPKGVKAQVQGEELRVTSKSRDDLQTVQALLKGKDLDFAIQFVNYR, from the coding sequence ATGGCCGACTCCAGTTTCGACATCGTCTCGAAGGTCGAGTGGCAGGAGGTCGACAACGCGATCAACCAGACCTCCCGCGAGCTCGCCTCCCGCTTCGACTTCAAGAACGTCGGCGCCGAGATCAGCCGGTCGGACACCAAGATCGAGATGCGGGCCAACGGCGAGGAGCGGGTCAAGGCGATCCTGGACGTCCTGCAGAGCAAGTTCATCAAGCGCGGCCTGTCGCTGAAGGCGCTGGACGCCGCCGAGCCCCAGCTCTCGGGCAAGGAGTACAAGATCTTCGCGGACGTCAGGGAGGGCATCTCCACCGACGACGCCAAGAAGGTCGCCAAGATCATCCGCGACGAGGGCCCGAAGGGCGTCAAGGCGCAGGTCCAGGGCGAGGAGCTCCGGGTCACCTCCAAGAGCCGCGACGACCTGCAGACCGTGCAGGCGCTGCTCAAGGGCAAGGACCTGGACTTCGCGATCCAGTTCGTGAACTACCGCTGA
- a CDS encoding alpha/beta hydrolase produces the protein MRTAVVTPEGDRMRWVEFPGREPARVYVHGLGATSAAYFAEAAVHPLLAGRRSLLVDLLGHGISDRPTGFDYTLESHADALAEVLTAAGVTGAELVAHSMGGSVAVVLADRHPHLVSRLLLVDANLDPVPFRPGHAGGSGIAAYAEDDFVAGGWQEVADRVGPHWWATMRLAGREALHRSAVQLARGTDPTMRQILLGLDVPRTYLLPAAGGPLAGADELAAAGVRVVAVPACGHNIMLDNPEGFARAAAEALAAPAVSS, from the coding sequence GTGCGTACGGCAGTGGTGACACCGGAGGGCGACCGGATGCGCTGGGTGGAGTTCCCGGGGCGGGAACCGGCCCGGGTGTACGTGCACGGGCTCGGCGCCACCTCGGCGGCGTACTTCGCGGAGGCGGCCGTCCATCCGCTGCTGGCCGGGCGCCGCTCCCTGCTCGTCGACCTGCTCGGGCACGGCATCAGTGACCGGCCGACCGGCTTCGACTACACCCTGGAGTCGCACGCCGACGCCTTGGCCGAGGTCCTCACCGCCGCCGGGGTCACCGGCGCGGAGCTCGTCGCCCACAGCATGGGCGGGTCGGTGGCCGTCGTGCTGGCCGACCGCCACCCCCACCTGGTCTCCCGGCTGCTGCTGGTCGACGCCAATCTCGACCCCGTCCCCTTCCGGCCCGGCCACGCCGGAGGCAGCGGCATCGCCGCCTACGCGGAGGACGACTTCGTGGCGGGCGGCTGGCAGGAGGTCGCCGACCGGGTCGGCCCGCACTGGTGGGCCACCATGCGGCTGGCCGGCCGCGAGGCGCTGCACCGCAGCGCCGTCCAGCTGGCCCGCGGCACCGACCCCACCATGCGGCAGATCCTGCTGGGCCTCGACGTCCCGCGCACCTACCTGCTGCCGGCGGCCGGCGGCCCGCTCGCGGGGGCGGACGAGCTCGCCGCCGCCGGAGTCCGTGTGGTGGCCGTCCCGGCCTGCGGGCACAACATCATGCTGGACAACCCCGAGGGCTTCGCCCGGGCCGCCGCCGAGGCGCTCGCGGCCCCGGCCGTGTCCTCGTAG
- a CDS encoding YccF domain-containing protein has product MKVINLVLNVIWLIFCGLWMAIAYAIAGIICFVLIITIPFGIAAFRLAGFMLWPFGRTTVEKPDAGAASCVGNVIWLVFAGWWLALAHIATSIPLFISIIGIPFGWANLKMVPISLMPLGREVVPSDEGFGGH; this is encoded by the coding sequence ATGAAGGTGATCAACCTTGTGCTCAACGTCATCTGGCTGATCTTCTGCGGGCTCTGGATGGCGATCGCGTACGCGATCGCGGGGATCATCTGCTTCGTGCTGATCATCACCATCCCGTTCGGGATCGCCGCGTTCCGGCTGGCCGGGTTCATGCTCTGGCCGTTCGGCCGGACGACGGTGGAGAAGCCCGACGCCGGGGCGGCGTCCTGCGTCGGCAATGTGATCTGGCTGGTCTTCGCCGGGTGGTGGCTGGCGCTCGCCCACATCGCGACGAGCATCCCGCTGTTCATCTCGATCATCGGGATCCCGTTCGGCTGGGCCAATCTGAAGATGGTCCCGATCTCGCTGATGCCGCTCGGTCGCGAGGTCGTCCCCTCGGACGAGGGATTCGGCGGCCACTGA
- a CDS encoding cation:proton antiporter regulatory subunit: MPIPRVRTTNLPGVGVQYDLTTREQRHLSVIAHRDGSRSLNVYRADDPDACAHALHLTAAESEALTDALTPAHHSPGVLHTTDLGLVAERIPLGGSSYWNGRLLGDTRMRTATGVSVVAVLRRTGALPSPAPDFRLAGGDTLIVIGTREGVDAAAAILGRE; this comes from the coding sequence ATGCCGATCCCCCGGGTCCGGACGACGAACCTGCCGGGTGTGGGCGTCCAGTACGACCTGACGACGCGAGAACAGCGCCATCTGTCGGTCATCGCCCACCGCGACGGCTCACGCAGCCTCAACGTCTACCGGGCGGACGACCCCGACGCCTGCGCGCACGCCCTGCACCTGACCGCCGCCGAGTCCGAGGCCCTCACCGACGCACTGACGCCCGCTCACCACAGCCCAGGCGTCCTGCACACCACCGACCTCGGGCTGGTCGCCGAGCGGATCCCGCTCGGCGGGAGCTCGTACTGGAACGGCCGGCTGCTCGGGGACACCCGGATGCGCACCGCCACCGGCGTCTCCGTCGTCGCCGTGCTGCGCCGCACCGGCGCCCTGCCCTCGCCCGCCCCGGACTTCCGGCTCGCCGGCGGCGACACCCTGATCGTCATCGGCACCCGGGAGGGCGTCGACGCCGCCGCCGCGATCCTGGGACGGGAGTGA
- a CDS encoding cation:proton antiporter: MLGLLGRLAGRYGFSPIPLYLLGGLAFGHGGLLPLSASEEFVATGAEIGVVLLLLMLGLEYTAADLVTNLKAQYPAGAVDFAFNALPGAAMGLLLGWGPVAAVVLAGVTWISSSGVIAKVLGDLGRLGNRETPVILSILVLEDLAMAVYLPILTALLAGAGLLAGSVTLAIALATAGAVLFVALRYGRLISRFVSHDDPEKLLLVVLGLTLLVAGVAQQLQVSAAVGAFLVGIALSGEAAEGAHTLLSPLRDLFAAVFFVFFGLSTDPTSIPPVLLPALALAAATALTKIATGYWAARRAGIAVRGRWRAGGALVARGEFSIVIAGLAVTAGIEPDLGPLATAYVLILVVVGPLAARWTEPVAERFARLWSGGWSPRRQRPAPADPVAVPAPLSDTGRPEAPVERAAADTPS, translated from the coding sequence GTGCTGGGCCTGCTCGGCCGCCTGGCCGGCCGGTACGGCTTCTCCCCGATCCCGCTCTACCTGCTCGGCGGTCTCGCGTTCGGGCACGGCGGGCTGCTGCCGCTCAGCGCCAGCGAGGAGTTCGTCGCGACCGGCGCCGAGATCGGCGTCGTCCTGCTGCTGCTGATGCTCGGCCTGGAGTACACCGCGGCAGACCTGGTGACCAATCTGAAGGCCCAGTACCCGGCCGGCGCCGTGGACTTCGCGTTCAACGCGCTGCCGGGCGCGGCCATGGGGCTGCTGCTCGGCTGGGGTCCGGTCGCCGCGGTGGTGCTGGCCGGGGTCACCTGGATCTCCTCCTCCGGGGTCATCGCGAAGGTGCTGGGCGACCTCGGACGGCTCGGCAACCGGGAGACTCCGGTCATCCTCAGCATCCTGGTGCTGGAAGACCTGGCGATGGCGGTCTACCTGCCGATCCTCACCGCCCTGCTGGCCGGCGCCGGCCTGCTCGCGGGCAGTGTGACCCTGGCGATCGCGCTGGCCACCGCCGGGGCGGTGCTGTTCGTCGCGCTCCGCTACGGGCGGCTGATCTCGCGGTTCGTGTCGCACGACGACCCGGAGAAGCTGCTGCTGGTCGTCCTGGGCCTGACCCTGCTGGTGGCCGGGGTCGCCCAGCAACTGCAGGTGTCGGCGGCGGTCGGCGCCTTCCTGGTCGGCATCGCGCTGTCCGGCGAGGCCGCGGAGGGCGCGCACACGCTGCTCAGCCCGCTGCGCGACCTGTTCGCCGCGGTGTTCTTCGTCTTCTTCGGGCTGAGCACCGACCCGACCAGCATTCCGCCGGTGCTGCTGCCGGCCCTGGCGCTGGCCGCGGCGACCGCCCTCACCAAGATCGCCACGGGCTACTGGGCCGCCCGGCGGGCCGGGATCGCCGTCCGCGGCCGCTGGCGGGCCGGCGGTGCGCTGGTCGCCCGTGGCGAGTTCTCCATCGTGATCGCGGGGCTGGCCGTCACCGCCGGGATCGAGCCGGACCTCGGCCCGCTGGCCACCGCGTACGTGCTGATCCTGGTGGTGGTCGGGCCGCTCGCGGCCCGCTGGACCGAGCCCGTGGCGGAACGTTTCGCCCGGCTGTGGTCGGGCGGCTGGTCCCCACGTCGGCAGCGCCCTGCGCCGGCAGACCCCGTCGCGGTGCCGGCGCCGCTGTCGGACACCGGGCGGCCGGAGGCACCGGTGGAGCGGGCGGCGGCCGACACCCCGTCCTGA